One window of Spirochaetales bacterium genomic DNA carries:
- a CDS encoding protein-glutamate O-methyltransferase CheR — protein sequence MEHFLTESEFELFRTLIYNESGIHFSDINRSILESRLKERIKASKLSSAKEYHSTIIKNQEELKILLDSVTTNLTRFFRNAGHFSAFENFVLKDLAARKEKQRDKCLRIWSAGCATGEEPFSIAMVLKELLPSGFRVEIIGSDLSLRSLMIAKTGFYPSNKVQEIPGRYLDKYFEKKHDGFQIKNEIMELIRFDYHNLKFDSGLSNMDIVFCRNVIIYFDADAQKASIERIWNAMNDYSYLFIGHSESLFGMNTRFEFVKTQWATFYKKNTVGPE from the coding sequence ATGGAACATTTTTTAACCGAGTCTGAATTCGAGCTTTTTAGAACTCTTATTTATAACGAAAGCGGGATTCATTTTTCTGATATCAACAGAAGTATTCTGGAAAGCAGGTTAAAAGAAAGGATAAAGGCGTCAAAGCTTTCATCCGCCAAAGAATATCATTCAACCATCATCAAAAACCAGGAAGAGCTAAAAATCCTTCTCGATTCGGTAACGACAAACCTCACCAGGTTTTTCAGGAACGCCGGCCATTTTTCAGCGTTCGAAAACTTTGTCCTGAAAGATCTTGCGGCACGAAAGGAAAAACAGAGAGACAAGTGCCTTCGAATCTGGAGTGCGGGATGCGCAACGGGAGAAGAGCCGTTCTCGATCGCCATGGTATTGAAAGAATTGCTTCCTTCCGGTTTTCGGGTGGAAATAATCGGTTCCGACCTGAGTCTTCGTTCATTGATGATTGCAAAAACAGGGTTTTATCCTTCAAACAAGGTGCAGGAAATCCCCGGACGTTACCTCGATAAATATTTTGAAAAAAAGCATGACGGTTTTCAGATTAAAAACGAGATCATGGAACTCATCCGTTTCGATTATCATAACCTCAAATTCGACAGCGGATTGAGCAATATGGATATCGTGTTTTGCAGGAACGTGATCATTTATTTCGATGCCGATGCGCAAAAAGCCTCGATTGAACGGATCTGGAATGCCATGAACGATTACTCGTATCTCTTTATCGGCCATTCCGAATCCCTTTTTGGAATGAACACACGGTTTGAGTTCGTCAAAACCCAGTGGGCCACGTTTTATAAAAAGAACACCGTTGGTCCGGAGTAA